Genomic window (Paraburkholderia phenazinium):
CAGCACGCCCAGCGCGCCGCACACGGCCCGCCAGCTCGCGAAAGTCAGGACCCAGGTCAGCGGCGACCCCACGGCCACGCCGCCCAGACCGCCGACCGCCATCACGAGCCCGTTCATCAGCGGCAGCCGGGCCGCTTCGAAGTGCTGCGCCAGCGCCTTGAACGCTGCGCCCAGACAAACCGACACGCCCACGCCGATCAGCAGCCGCCCGAGCATCATCATGCCGATGCTGTGCGCCGCCCCGAACACCCAGATCCCGGCGGCCGCGAACAGCAGCGTGCCGGCCGTCACACGACGCGAGCCGAAGTGGTCGAGCAGCACGCCCGCCGGCAACTGCGCGCCCGCAAAGCCGAGGAAATAGAGACTCGTCAGCAGACCCAGATCGGCGGCGGAGAGTCCCAGATCATGGGTGATCAGAGGCGCAAAACCCAGATTGACGCCACGAAACACATAGGAGACGAAGTAACCCGCGGAAAACAGCAGGAACACGCGAAACTGGGTGGACGACATAGGTAGCAAGCAGATTCAGGTCAGACGGAAGCAGGAACGATAAAGGAAAACGCGGGAAGTGGGCGCAAAGACCCCTCAAACGAAAACGCCGTCACCACAGGTGACGGCGTTGAAAAACGAGAAGTGATCGGAGCGCAATTCATGCGCTGCCCCCGCAACGCATGTGGCCACTTCCGTGGGAGCCGCTTTGCTTTAGTTTCCCTTCTTCGCCTTGGCCGCAGTCTTCGGGCGGCTTACTGCCGCAGCCTTCGACGCCTTGCTGGACGTGGCCGGCGCGGCCGCTTTCGACGTCTTGCCCTTGGGTGCGGCGCTCGACGCTGACGATTTGCTGGCCTTGCCCGCCGGATCCGACACCTTTACGACGGCGGTGCGGCCACGACCTGATTTCTTATCGTAGCGCGAATCGCTCTTCGTGTCTGTGATCTGGGTCCCGATCCGTTCGACGCCACCGCCCTGCACGCTGGTCGCGATCCGTTCCGGTCCCGGTTCGCTCGGCATGGCCTTGCCCACCGGCACATGCAGCACGATCACCTGGCCCGGGTTCACCTGGTCGCGGCGCGTGCGGTTCCACGCCTTCAATTGCCCGATCGACACGCCGTAGCGAACGGCCAGCGCCGCCATGGTCTGCTTGCGACGCACGCGAATCAGCATTTTGCGCGTGTCGGGGACGTCCGGTTCCATCGCGAGGACGGCGCTTTCGGCGACGTCAGCGCTAATGTCTTCGTCGTCGTTGTCGTCGCTGCGCGGCACGACGATCGTCGAACCCGGCTTCAGACGCATGCCGACGGGAATCTTGTTGACTTCCATCAGCGTGTCCGCGTCGACGCCGATCTTCTGCGCAATCGCCGCCGGCGCGGCGCGCTCGGTCACCGTGTAGGTCGTCCACGACGACAGGTTACCGGTGAAGGCCTTCAGATTGTGTTCGAAAGCACTCGCGTTATCGAACGGCAGCAGAATCTGCGGCTGTGTCGCGCCGAGGATGACCGGCTTCTTGAACGAGGGGTTCAGCGAGCGGAACTCGTCGGGCGTCATGTTGGCGAGCTTGGCCGCCACGTCGACGTCCATATCGTGCGCGGTGGTCACCGTCACGAAATACGGGTGGTTCGGAATGGACGGCAGCGTCAGACCGTAGGCTTGCGGGTTCATCACGATGTTCTTGACCGCCTGCAGCTTCGGGACGTAGTTACGCGTCTCGTTCGGCATGCGCAGGTCCTGATAGTCCGTCGGCAAGCCCGCCGCTTCGTTGCGCGCGATGGCGCGCTGCACGTTGCCCTCACCCCAGTTGTACGCCGCCAGCGCAAGCTGCCAGTCGCCGAACATGTCGTGCAGACGCGAGAGATAGTCGAGCGCGGCACTGGTGGAGGCGAGCACGTCGCGACGCTCGTCCTGCCACATGTTCTGCTTGAGGTTGTAGGTACGGCCGGTGTCCGGCACGAACTGCCACATGCCGGCCGCCTTCGCCACCGACAGCGCCTGCGGGTTGTAGGCGGATTCGATGAACGGCAGCAACGCGAGCTCAGTCGGCATGTGCCGCTCTTCGAGTTCCTCGACGATGTGATACAGGTATTTTTGCGACCGCTCGGTCATACGTTGAACGTATTCCGGGCGCTGGGCGTACCAGTTGGCCTGCATGTCGACGAGGTCGCTTTGCAGGTCGGGCATCTGAAAACCACGGCGAATCCGTGCCCATAGATCGGCATCGGGGCTCGTCAACTGATCGACAGAACCTTGATCGACATTGATCGTTTCTTTGGCAGAGGCTGTACTGCGAAGGGCGTCGGCTACGGCTTGCTGGGTGGCAGGATTCGGCGTGGCGGTATTGCTACTCGTCGTTGGCCCCTGGCTCGCGCACGCGGCGAGCATGAGGACCAACAACGCACTAAAGATAAATCTCATGAACGTCTCGGCTTCCACAGGACTGGAATTTGCAGCCGATAGTACGAAAGCGAAACGTTTACGTCAATCGGAAATATACGAAAAACCTAGGCAAATCTTAGGCTTGGCAGATTTTTCCGAAATTCAAGGTGAACATGACCCCATGAAACAGCGGGTCAGCGGAACCGGTTCTTCCATTCACGCAACAGTGTGAACGCAGTCAAACGATCCGGCACCGTTTCATGCAACTGTTCGATCAGCGTCGTGTGGATTGCCGGACTGTCGGCGCGCAAAAACGGATTGACCGCCCTTTCGTGCTCGATTGTCGTGGGCAGGGTCGGCACGCCGCGCTCGCGCAGCGCGGTCGCCTTGTCGCGCCACGCCTGCAAATCCACGTTGTCCGGCTCGCACGCCAGCGCAAAGCGGATGTTCGACAAGGTGTACTCGTGCGCGCAGTGGACCTGGGTCGCACCCGGCAGCGCAGCGAGTTCGTCCAGCGACTTGAGCATCTGCGTCGGGGTGCCTTCGAAGAGCCGGCCGCAGCCGCACGCAAACAGCGTATCGCCGCAAAACACGTGCGGCGTGCCGCCCGGATCGGCCGCCTGAAAGTAGGCAATATGGCCGCGCGTATGACCGGGGACGTCCAGCACGCCCAGTTCGAGCGCCGGTGCGGCGATGCTCACGCGGTCGCCGCTTTTCAGGCGGTGGGTTAGGTGCTCGATCGACTCGCCGGCCGGTCCATACACCGGCACGGCCTGGCCATTCAGCAGATCGGCCACCCCGCCGACGTGGTCTTGGTGATGGTGCGTGAGTAAAATAGCGCTCAACCGCCAGCCCCGTTTCGCCAGATAGGCGCGAACCGGAGCGGCCTCACCCGGATCGACGACCACCGCATGGTGCCCGTCCGACACGAGCCAGATGTAATTGTCTTCAAAAGCCGGGACGGGTACGTACTCGAGCGCATTCATAGGCGACGCAATCTTCAATATGTCTGACCGAACGATTATAGACTGGCCCGCCTGGACCGATTCGCCACCCGGACGTTACGTGCTGGAATGGGAACAGGCGCAACTCGACCGCGTGGTGTCGGACGTGTTCGGCTACCACGCGCTGCAGCTCGGCCTGCCGCAGCTCGACGCGCTGCGCGAGAACCGCATGCCGTGCCGCGGTCTCGTGCTGGACGCGGCCAGCGGAGCCAGCGCGCCGTACCGCTTTCCGCGCGCGGGGGGCGCCGCCACGCCCGAACAACATGCCCCGCTCGGCCGCAGCGCGGTCTGGTGCGACCTGCTCGACTTGCCGTTCGAAGCGCAGAGCGTCGACCTGATCGTGATGCCGCACACGCTCGAATTCACCCGCGACCCGCACCGCCTGTTGCGCGAAGCCGAACGCGTGCTGATGCCGGAAGGCCAGTTGATCATCCTCGGCTTTAATTCGCTGTCGCTGTGGGGCGCCCGGCAATCGGTCGGCAAGGTCACCGGGCGGCCGTTCGTGCCGGCCACGCACGACCTGATTGCGTTCACTCGCCTGAAGGACTGGATTAAACTGCTCGGCTTCGACCTTGAGCGCGGACGCTTCGGCTGCTATCGTCCGCCCCTCGTCAGCGACCAGTGGCTCGCGCGCTACGGCTTCATGGAAGCCGCCGGCGACCGCTGGTGGCCGATCTTCGGCGCCACTTACATGGTGAAGGCGATCAAGCGCGTGCGCGGCATGCGTCTCATCGGCCCACTGAAGGTGAAAAAGCCCGTCCTCGCGGCGGGCCTCGCCCCCGCCGCCACCCCGAACACACGCAATCAGAGAAAATGACGTCCGAACTCATCGATATTTATACCGACGGCGCCTGCAAGGGCAATCCCGGCCCCGGCGGCTGGGGTGCACTGCTGCGCTTCGGCGCGCAGGAAAAGGAAATGTTCGGCGGCGAAGCGAACACCACCAACAACCGCATGGAGCTGATGGCGGTGATCGCGGCGCTCGAAGCGCTGAAGCGGCCCTGCAAGGCGGTCGTGCATACCGACTCGCAATATGTCCAGAAAGGCATCAGCGAGTGGATCCACGGCTGGAAGAAAAAAAACTGGATGACCGCGGCGAAGACACCGGTGAAGAATTCCGACCTGTGGAAGCGGCTCGATACCGCGGTCCAGCAACATGAGATCGAGTGGCGCTGGGTGAAGGGTCACGCGGGACATCCGGAGAACGAGCGCGCCGATGCGCTGGCCAATCGCGGTGTCGCGTCGCTGGCGGAAATCTGAAGCGTGCGCTTGCGCCCTTCTGCGTGGGCCGCGCCGCTTCCGTGCTTCTGCTTTTATGTTTCATCAAGCCAAATTTTAGAGCGGGCTAATCCGACATGCGTCAACTCATCCTCGATACCGAAACCACCGGCCTGAATGCGCGCACCGGCGACCGCATCATCGAAATCGGCTGCGTCGAACTGGTGAACCGCCGGCTCACGGGCAACAACCTGCACTTCTACGTCAATCCGGAACGCGACAGCGATCCGGGCGCACTCGCCGTCCACGGACTCACCACCGAATTCCTGCGCGACAAGCCGAAGTTCGCGGAGATCGCCAACGAGCTGCGCGATTTCATTCAGGGCGCGGACCTGATCATTCACAACGCGCCGTTCGATATCGGCTTTCTCGACGCCGAGTTCGGACTGCTCGGCTTGCCGCCGTTCAGCTCGCAGTGCGGCGAAGTGATCGATACGCTGGTGCGCGCCAAGGCCATGTTCCCCGGCAAGCGCAACTCACTCGATGCGCTGTGCGACCGCTTCGGCATCAGCAACGCACACCGTACGCTGCACGGCGCATTGCTCGACTCGGAGCTGCTCGCGGAAGTTTATCTGGCGATGACGCGTGGCCAGGAGAGCCTCGTCATCGACATGCTGGGCGAGGCATCGAGAGGCGGCGACGAAGGCGCACCGCGGGTGGCGCTCAACTCGCTCGAGCTGCCGGTGATCGTCGCCAGCGAAGAGGAGCTCGCCGCGCATCAGGCCGTGCTCGACGGCCTCGACAAGGCGGTCAAAGGGACGAGCGTGTGGCGTCTGCAACCGGTGGCAACCGCCGATGAGCAAACCGCTTAAAAAGTACTTTACGAACCCGAGATCCTCTGACATAATCTCAATCTCTTCGGGTGGTTAGCTCAGCGGTAGAGCACTGCCTTCACACGGCAGGGGTCACAGGTTCAATCCCTGTACCACCCACCAGATTCGCGTGACCCGCAAGACGAAAGGCCCTGAGGCGTATGCCCAGGGCCTTTTTCTTTGTCTGCATAACCTCCAAAAATCCGCATATGGCGGAAGAATGGCGGAAACCCGATAGTGCCCTGACTTCAACATCGAACGATCGGAGCCTTTCGCATGGCTGCAATCTGGAGACGGGGTGACAACTGGCGCGCAGAGGTGCGTAGGCGCGGTTACCCCCTCGTTACACGCACCTTCGATACAAAAGCCCAAGCCGACGCTTGGTCTCGGCGCACCGAAACCGAGATGGATCGCGGCTGCTTCGTCGACCGGACGGAAGCAGAACGCAACACGCTAGGTGACCTTCTACAGCGGTATGCGGACGAAATCTCGCCGCACAAGAAAGGGGGCGACGGCGAAATTATACGAATCCGGAAGCTTCGCAAGGATGTGCTGGCACAGTACAAAATCGCCGCGCTCAGCAGCAAGGTCGTCGCCGAGTATCGCGATCGCCGACTAAGAGGTGACAGCAAGTCAAAACCCGTTTCTGGCTCAACCGTGAACCGTGAGCTAACACTCATCGGACACGTTCTCAGTGTCGCCCGGAAGGAATGGGGTGTTCACATCGAAACCAATCCAGTATCAATCATCCGCCGCCCGCGCGAAAACCGAGGGCGCACCCGCAGGCTATCCTCCGACGAGGAGCTCCGGCTGCTCGCCGAGCTCTCTCCGAGTCCTCGAGACGAGCACGGTCGTTTCGGCCTCGGCGGAACTCGAAACGACTGGGTGCTACCCGTGGTAGTTATCGCGATTGAGACCGCAATGCGCCGCAGCGAGATTCTGTCGCTGTGCTGGGCTGATGTCTTTCTCAATGACAGGTATGTTCGCCTCCACGACAGCAAGAATGGCGAAGCGCGCGACGTCCCGCTTTCCATCCGTGCCGGTGCCACGCTATCCGCCCTGCCCCGGCATATCAGCGGCCGAGTATTTCCGATCACACCAGATGCGCTTAAGAAAGCTTTTGTCCGCGCATGCGATCGCGCGGAACTGGAGAACCTTCACTTTCATGATCTTCGGCACGAAGCGACATCGCGAATAGCTGAACGCCTCGACAACATTCTGGAGCTATCTGCCGTGACCGGGCACAAGACTGTACAAATGTTGAAGCGGTACTACCATCCGCGCGCCTCCGACCTGGCACGAAAGCTGGGCTAGCGAAAAGGCCGCGAATCATCTCAGACGCTACTCATTTAAACGGATAAAAAGCATGAAGTCATATACGCCGACAGAAGCACGTGATCTTCTGGTTAAATTCTTCGAAGCCTTCCCCGAAATGGGGCGGACAGTTCTCAGGGGCGCCGATCTCGAAGAATTCAATGCAGCCGCGGACGCCGCATCGGCCGCCTCCAGTCTTCAGGCCACGACTTCGACGTGTCGCGAGTTGGAGCAATGCCTAGGGCTCATGTTTAACCTCGTTTTCGACTCGCCCCTGTTCAAGGCCAAGCCCCTGTTTGAACGACAGTTGATGATTGATTGCATAGAGGTGACGGGCAGCGCACTCGCCATTGCGGCCGGTACATGGGAATGCGTCGCCGCGGGTACGCCACATTAGATGACTGGACTAGAGATACTTGCAGGAATCAGGAGGGAGGGACGAGAAGCACCAATCCTCGTGCACTTCGTCCGTAACGAGAGCGTACAACGTCCTTGGTCAGCTGCGCGGGCCGAAGCAATTGAAGCACTCTCTGGGCTGAAGCCGTGCCATCCACGTCAGTCTCAGGGCCGCCGACACGTACCACCCCCTAGTTCAGGGGGTGGAATGACAGGCGCAAGGCCTGTCAGATATGGATTTCTACAATTGCTGTAGCAAATCTGTAGCACGCAAAAACCTCCCCTTTTTGCCCCTCCGCCGACTGCTACGTGCTCCCGGCTCGCGTGCGCCCATCCGGCGACAATCGGCCAGATGGGGTCAATCGACGGTCAAGGCCAAATCGTAGACAATGGCGGCAACCATATGCCGCAATTTCACCATTGGGGGCTGACGTTGTCTTCATCACCGATCTCACATGCTGACGCTTCGTACGAGAAGCGCGCGATTGCGTTTCTGGACATTCTTGGCTTCTCTGACCTGATAAAAGAAGGTGGACATGAGCGAGAGATAGGCCAGATCTTTGACCAACTGAAGATTCGTGCTGCACAAGCTGAACGGCACCACGGGAAAGGCCGTATGCAGTTCACCGCATTCTCGGACTGCATCGTTGTATCCGAGGAATTTCTCGATGGCTTCGGCGCCCTCCGCATCGCGAGTTACGCTGGATACCTAGCGCTCGAGCTCTTGGGGTACGGCTTTTTGGTTCGAGGTGGACTAACGGTGGGTGATCTTTACCATCGCGAGGGCGTTGTATTCGGCCCCGCGATGAATGAGGCATACAATCTTGAAAGCAAGATCGCTGTCTATCCTCGTCTCGTGGTGACAGAGTCGTTCAGAGCATCAGCGTTCCAAGGTGTACTCGCGGAAGTTGATGGGCAAACCGACCATATGCGCGTTCAATGGACAATGTCGCAGTACCGCAGCGACTTTGATGGTGTAACACATTACGATATCTTCCATCCGCTAGCACCAACACCTGATCGATTTATATCAATGGGTGGAGGCAAGGGTACGTCCAACGAGATACGAGGACGAGCTTCTATAGCTGCTGTTCGTAACGTTCGCCAACTTCGTTTCAAGGACGCCGTCGCACAAAAGTACAACTGGATGGACAACTACCTCGCAGTCTCCGTTAAGCAATACGGCTGGCAACGTCTGCTCGAAGAGGCCGACGCTCCACCAGTTTCATAAAGAAAGGGCGAGCAAGCGCTCCCCCTTTATCTACTACCATTCCGGCAACGCTTAGCCGCACTGATCTCAGCACGTTGATCGAAGTTCAGCGAAGGTGAAGGTCTGCTGTTGGGGGATCTGAACGTCGCTTTCGGGTCGAACTGGGACGCCCAAAGTTGCTTTGCCAGCACAGGCTCAACCGGCCTAAACGGCTTTGCAGGCCGCTGTACATTTATTTAAATCAGTAACTTGCTGACATTAACCACCCAACCCAGCCACCCGCGATGTGTAGCACATCCTAGACCGTACGCAGCAGCGGTGCCGACAAGCACCGACAACAGGCGCGATGAAGCGAGAACCAAGAATCTCTACTTTACTCATGCTATTCCACGCTCCGGGTCTGCTGATCAACAATATCCCACATCCGCAGCTTGCCAAGCTTAGCTGCCAGTTGAAGTCGCGCAGAACGCCAGTCAGTCAACGCCTGGATACGCTGACGCTTCGCTCCCGCCAAGGACGATTGCGCGTTGAGCAACTCAAGGATATTTCCAACTCCGACCTGGTATCGGCGTTGTGCAGCGGTGTAGGAGCGTCGTGCGACGTCAAGCAGCATGGCAATGTTATCCAGATTGTGTGTCGCAGTCTGCAACGTCTGATAACTCGTCCAAACATCAAGGCCTACCTGCTGCTGCACCTCATTCAGCGTGTCACGCTGCAACTCGGTTTGCGCCTCGGCCTGACGAATCTGGTACGTTCGGGTGAAGCCTTCAAAGATGGGTATGGAAACCTGAATACCCAGATACCATTCGTGTCCGTTGGCAGGAAACTGCGGGAAGCCGACATCGAGAACAGTGGGTTGATTGTTCCAGCTGTACTTTGCGACAAAGCTAACGCTCGGCAACCCTTCCGCGCGTGTCTGCCTTAGTTTTGCCGCGGCCGCTTCGACCTGAGCCTCAGCGGCCAGAACGCTCGGATGAGAACGTTTGGCTTCTTCGATAAGTTCTGCGACCGAATCGTCAAAGTCCGCGTCCGGCGTCACGCCGTCACCGACATCAGGCAAGGTTATCGGCATACTCGGGTCAAGATCCATATCGGAGGCTAGCGTCCCAAGGGCGGATTGCCAGTCTCCCTGCGCTTTCGTCCGGTTGATAACGGCCTCCGCCCACGACGTCTGGGCCTGCAGCTCGTCGGTAATGGGTGCTATACCTTTGCTGACGCGAGCGGTCGCGGCCTTGAAACTGTCGTTTGCGGTCTGCTCGATTTCCTGGGCGGCAGCAAATGCGCCTTGGGCAGCCTGTGCTGCGTAGTAATCTTTCGCCACGTCCGCAAAAGCCTGTTCCAACGCTGCTTCCTGGCTGGCCCGCGCAGCAGCGAGCAGCGCCGTCGCGTTCGCCAGCGCCGCCTTGCGCCCTCCGAAATCGTATAACACCCAGTTCAGCGACACACTCTCAGTTCTGAGTACGCTGTTCCGGTAGTCCGAACTGTATTGGGGATAACCACTGACGTTCGTGGCGGTGTCGTCCCGTACACCCTGCCAGTTACCCGTCACTGTGGGCAAATATGCGGCTCGACCAATGCCGACTCCTGCCGCCTGAATCTTGACCTGCGCCCAGGCCTCGCGCGTTTTGGGGTTGTTGCATAGGCCGCGCTCCACCGCATCCTGCAACGGCAGCGGATTGGGCAACGGGCCAAATGCACAGACACCAGCGCTGCCGTCGCCAAGCATCGCCGCTGCGGCGGTCGCTGGCACCGACCGTCCGGTTAGCATTGGATCAAAAGCCCACGCAGGATATACGCCGCCGCACGCCATCGACAAGACCAATAGCCCGACTGCGCGGCCTCGTGTGTACCGACTCTTTCCCATACCCGATCGGCCAGCCTCCTGCCCATTCCAGTTTCTCTTACCGCTCACGCATGCTCTCCTGGCCCGTCTGCATCACGGGATCGAAGAAGTAGTGCGCCACGCTACGTTTGCCGGTCTTGATCTCGGCCGTCACTTCCATACCGGGTGTCAGGTTGATCCACTGACCGTTGGCGAGGATGCGATTCGTGGGTAGCCGGATGTGAGCGACGAATGTCAGGCCGAGTTTCTTGTCCTGAACTGCATCGTTCGACACAGCGACGACCTTGCCCGTCAGATAGCCGTAACGGGTATATGGAAATGCCTCGATCTTGACGGTCGCAACCTGTCCTGCTTTCACAAATCCGATATCCTTGTTTTCGATATTTGCTTCCACTTCGACCGAATCGATCGGCACAATTTCCATGAGCGACTGCGCAGAAGTAGCGACGCCTCCGACCGTATGAATAGCCAGTTGCTGCACCGTGCCATCTACGGGAGAGGTCAGACTCATCAGCTTCTGTCGGGTATCAGCCTTGGTCTCGTCGTTGCGGCTCTGCTCTAACTGCTGGGTCGCCTTATCGAGTGCATCAAGCTGGGTGCTGCGAAACTGCGATGTGGTCGACTCGATGTCTGCGTGCTGTTCGGCGATACCTTCGACCAGTTCATGAGCATGACTTTGCTGGGCAGCAAGCTCATGCTCTTTCTCTAGTGCGGCCTGTTCCTTGTCGAGATAATCCGTCTGGGCTACGTATTTATCGGCGGCGAGTGACCTGTACTGATTGGCCTGCTGGCGCGCGAGTGGTGCAGTGGCCGCCAGCCTGGCGATTTCCTG
Coding sequences:
- a CDS encoding transglycosylase SLT domain-containing protein — encoded protein: MRFIFSALLVLMLAACASQGPTTSSNTATPNPATQQAVADALRSTASAKETINVDQGSVDQLTSPDADLWARIRRGFQMPDLQSDLVDMQANWYAQRPEYVQRMTERSQKYLYHIVEELEERHMPTELALLPFIESAYNPQALSVAKAAGMWQFVPDTGRTYNLKQNMWQDERRDVLASTSAALDYLSRLHDMFGDWQLALAAYNWGEGNVQRAIARNEAAGLPTDYQDLRMPNETRNYVPKLQAVKNIVMNPQAYGLTLPSIPNHPYFVTVTTAHDMDVDVAAKLANMTPDEFRSLNPSFKKPVILGATQPQILLPFDNASAFEHNLKAFTGNLSSWTTYTVTERAAPAAIAQKIGVDADTLMEVNKIPVGMRLKPGSTIVVPRSDDNDDEDISADVAESAVLAMEPDVPDTRKMLIRVRRKQTMAALAVRYGVSIGQLKAWNRTRRDQVNPGQVIVLHVPVGKAMPSEPGPERIATSVQGGGVERIGTQITDTKSDSRYDKKSGRGRTAVVKVSDPAGKASKSSASSAAPKGKTSKAAAPATSSKASKAAAVSRPKTAAKAKKGN
- the gloB gene encoding hydroxyacylglutathione hydrolase, which encodes MNALEYVPVPAFEDNYIWLVSDGHHAVVVDPGEAAPVRAYLAKRGWRLSAILLTHHHQDHVGGVADLLNGQAVPVYGPAGESIEHLTHRLKSGDRVSIAAPALELGVLDVPGHTRGHIAYFQAADPGGTPHVFCGDTLFACGCGRLFEGTPTQMLKSLDELAALPGATQVHCAHEYTLSNIRFALACEPDNVDLQAWRDKATALRERGVPTLPTTIEHERAVNPFLRADSPAIHTTLIEQLHETVPDRLTAFTLLREWKNRFR
- a CDS encoding class I SAM-dependent methyltransferase, with the protein product MSDRTIIDWPAWTDSPPGRYVLEWEQAQLDRVVSDVFGYHALQLGLPQLDALRENRMPCRGLVLDAASGASAPYRFPRAGGAATPEQHAPLGRSAVWCDLLDLPFEAQSVDLIVMPHTLEFTRDPHRLLREAERVLMPEGQLIILGFNSLSLWGARQSVGKVTGRPFVPATHDLIAFTRLKDWIKLLGFDLERGRFGCYRPPLVSDQWLARYGFMEAAGDRWWPIFGATYMVKAIKRVRGMRLIGPLKVKKPVLAAGLAPAATPNTRNQRK
- the rnhA gene encoding ribonuclease HI, with amino-acid sequence MTSELIDIYTDGACKGNPGPGGWGALLRFGAQEKEMFGGEANTTNNRMELMAVIAALEALKRPCKAVVHTDSQYVQKGISEWIHGWKKKNWMTAAKTPVKNSDLWKRLDTAVQQHEIEWRWVKGHAGHPENERADALANRGVASLAEI
- the dnaQ gene encoding DNA polymerase III subunit epsilon, with the translated sequence MRQLILDTETTGLNARTGDRIIEIGCVELVNRRLTGNNLHFYVNPERDSDPGALAVHGLTTEFLRDKPKFAEIANELRDFIQGADLIIHNAPFDIGFLDAEFGLLGLPPFSSQCGEVIDTLVRAKAMFPGKRNSLDALCDRFGISNAHRTLHGALLDSELLAEVYLAMTRGQESLVIDMLGEASRGGDEGAPRVALNSLELPVIVASEEELAAHQAVLDGLDKAVKGTSVWRLQPVATADEQTA
- a CDS encoding site-specific integrase, which encodes MAAIWRRGDNWRAEVRRRGYPLVTRTFDTKAQADAWSRRTETEMDRGCFVDRTEAERNTLGDLLQRYADEISPHKKGGDGEIIRIRKLRKDVLAQYKIAALSSKVVAEYRDRRLRGDSKSKPVSGSTVNRELTLIGHVLSVARKEWGVHIETNPVSIIRRPRENRGRTRRLSSDEELRLLAELSPSPRDEHGRFGLGGTRNDWVLPVVVIAIETAMRRSEILSLCWADVFLNDRYVRLHDSKNGEARDVPLSIRAGATLSALPRHISGRVFPITPDALKKAFVRACDRAELENLHFHDLRHEATSRIAERLDNILELSAVTGHKTVQMLKRYYHPRASDLARKLG
- a CDS encoding TolC family protein; the protein is MPATAAAAMLGDGSAGVCAFGPLPNPLPLQDAVERGLCNNPKTREAWAQVKIQAAGVGIGRAAYLPTVTGNWQGVRDDTATNVSGYPQYSSDYRNSVLRTESVSLNWVLYDFGGRKAALANATALLAAARASQEAALEQAFADVAKDYYAAQAAQGAFAAAQEIEQTANDSFKAATARVSKGIAPITDELQAQTSWAEAVINRTKAQGDWQSALGTLASDMDLDPSMPITLPDVGDGVTPDADFDDSVAELIEEAKRSHPSVLAAEAQVEAAAAKLRQTRAEGLPSVSFVAKYSWNNQPTVLDVGFPQFPANGHEWYLGIQVSIPIFEGFTRTYQIRQAEAQTELQRDTLNEVQQQVGLDVWTSYQTLQTATHNLDNIAMLLDVARRSYTAAQRRYQVGVGNILELLNAQSSLAGAKRQRIQALTDWRSARLQLAAKLGKLRMWDIVDQQTRSVE
- a CDS encoding HlyD family type I secretion periplasmic adaptor subunit, whose product is MNSIRAQALGDLLRRYGAVFRTAWSIRHQLDTQPRLSHERAFLPANLELVETPVHPAPRWTMRIIVLLAILIILIALFGQLDIVAVAKGKLLPDERVKVIQPAITGVVRRILVQDGERVHAGQLLMELDPTQATADADKARSSRIDAALAAERSRTLLAAQSAGRSPEMAQVEGASPAEQQEAQHFADGLYREYQDKLNSAQAELLKREAELDETRQEIARLAATAPLARQQANQYRSLAADKYVAQTDYLDKEQAALEKEHELAAQQSHAHELVEGIAEQHADIESTTSQFRSTQLDALDKATQQLEQSRNDETKADTRQKLMSLTSPVDGTVQQLAIHTVGGVATSAQSLMEIVPIDSVEVEANIENKDIGFVKAGQVATVKIEAFPYTRYGYLTGKVVAVSNDAVQDKKLGLTFVAHIRLPTNRILANGQWINLTPGMEVTAEIKTGKRSVAHYFFDPVMQTGQESMRER